In Oscillatoria acuminata PCC 6304, a single window of DNA contains:
- a CDS encoding EAL domain-containing protein encodes MLTQYRGGQLEMVLRYSKPPTTPRAISSLLSVSQRMSIAVTLIGLIVLLGWIFNIPLLKSVLPGLVTMKANTAISFILCGLSLWQLGRKKNSQSGDKSPQSKGLETWNKRGRGILKPVADLVTSILPTLSYLTILIGVLTLIQYIVNVNFGIDQWLFQEGANAVGTSVPGRMAPNTAFNFVLLGFALVFSQQKRYRIAQYLSVIAWAVAFLGLLGYLYGISAFYGLGRSTEMALHTSIGFILLSVGVLLANPDQGPVALLTSDRAFRLLMQPQAISALVLPPLLGGLILQGTQLNLYDRGVGIALLSVLNTLLLATAIGWNAHTLSIMDARREQAERERYLMAIAAARSEELQKTLIELQQAQAEQKQAEQKYRSIFENAVEGIFQSTLKGRYITVNPMLAQIYGYDGPEELITTVNNIESQVYVDKNRRSQFVYLLQQSDAFWNFESQVYRKDGSIIWISENARVIRNPEGKIIGYEGTVEDITQRKQAEERLEKSLSLLQATLESTADAILAIDQDGQITSYNQKFVELLNISPAWLTEGSFKQGLKILWPQLKQPQNCFSQIRKWRVSPNLEFWDTLEFKEGRILECYSRPQMVGNCTVGRVFSFRDITEATRAEQHIRYQAFHDSLTDLPNRNLLNECLGEVLEQAKNQASPVAVMFLDLDRFKTINDTLGHAIGDKLLQGVAARLKATLGDPNIIARWGGDEFTIILPQVSSRIAATKIAEEIIHTLKPAFFIENHHLHISTSIGIALYPQHGEDGETLIKHADSALYRAKEKGRNTYEVYTPSFDVLASELLELENRLHRALERGEFMLNYQPKVNIKTGEIKGMEALVRWNHPELGLVPPVKFIPLAEETGLIKPIGEWVLNTACRQNKIWIEAGLSAIPIAVNLSVRQFQQPDLVQKVAQILEETGLEARYLTLEITETAAMLDVDFTRQLLRELEQMGVNIALDDFGTGYSSLSYLKQFPLHTLKIDRSFVKDLTVEPADIAIARAVIALGHGLDLNVVAEGVETQEQFDCLRMLDCEEIQGYFFSRPLSSEDATQLLQRMCLQQEVPI; translated from the coding sequence ATGCTGACTCAATATAGAGGCGGGCAACTAGAAATGGTACTTCGATATTCCAAGCCACCTACAACCCCCCGTGCGATCTCATCCCTGCTATCCGTTTCTCAGCGGATGAGTATTGCCGTGACCCTGATTGGCTTGATTGTTCTACTGGGCTGGATTTTCAATATTCCCCTCCTCAAAAGTGTTTTGCCTGGGCTCGTGACGATGAAAGCAAATACCGCCATTAGTTTTATTCTGTGCGGTCTTTCTCTGTGGCAATTGGGACGTAAAAAAAATTCCCAATCCGGGGACAAATCACCGCAGAGCAAGGGGCTAGAAACCTGGAATAAGAGGGGGAGAGGCATTCTCAAACCAGTGGCTGATCTGGTGACTTCAATCCTGCCTACCTTATCTTACTTAACTATTCTGATTGGGGTACTTACCCTTATTCAGTATATTGTGAATGTCAATTTTGGCATTGATCAATGGCTCTTTCAAGAAGGAGCCAATGCGGTGGGGACTTCGGTACCGGGGCGGATGGCTCCTAATACGGCCTTTAATTTTGTCTTGTTGGGTTTTGCTCTGGTTTTTTCCCAACAAAAACGCTATCGAATTGCCCAGTATTTGAGTGTAATCGCTTGGGCAGTCGCCTTTTTAGGATTACTGGGTTATCTATATGGTATTTCTGCATTTTATGGTCTCGGACGCAGTACCGAAATGGCATTGCATACAAGTATAGGCTTTATATTACTTTCTGTGGGGGTGTTGTTAGCGAACCCGGACCAGGGACCCGTCGCCTTATTGACCAGCGATCGCGCCTTTCGCTTGCTCATGCAACCCCAGGCGATCTCTGCCTTAGTTCTGCCCCCTCTGTTGGGGGGATTAATTCTCCAAGGGACTCAATTGAACCTCTACGATCGCGGGGTGGGAATTGCCTTATTAAGCGTATTAAATACCCTCCTGTTAGCGACGGCGATCGGGTGGAATGCCCATACCCTGAGCATCATGGATGCCCGACGAGAACAAGCCGAACGAGAACGATACCTGATGGCGATCGCTGCAGCACGCAGTGAAGAACTTCAGAAAACTCTAATTGAACTCCAACAGGCTCAAGCTGAACAAAAGCAAGCGGAACAAAAATATCGCAGCATCTTTGAAAATGCCGTAGAAGGAATTTTTCAAAGTACCCTCAAGGGACGTTACATCACCGTTAATCCCATGTTAGCCCAAATCTACGGCTATGATGGACCAGAAGAACTAATAACCACCGTTAATAATATTGAATCTCAGGTCTATGTAGACAAAAATCGCCGCAGCCAATTTGTCTATCTCCTCCAACAAAGTGATGCCTTTTGGAACTTTGAATCCCAGGTATATCGCAAAGATGGGAGCATCATTTGGATTTCGGAAAATGCCCGAGTTATTCGCAACCCGGAGGGCAAAATTATTGGGTATGAAGGCACGGTGGAAGATATCACTCAACGCAAACAAGCTGAAGAACGTTTGGAAAAATCTCTGTCTTTATTACAGGCTACCCTCGAATCTACAGCGGATGCAATTTTGGCGATCGACCAGGATGGGCAGATCACCAGCTATAACCAGAAATTTGTTGAACTATTGAATATTTCTCCGGCATGGCTAACAGAGGGGAGCTTTAAGCAAGGGTTAAAAATTTTATGGCCTCAGTTAAAACAGCCTCAAAACTGCTTCAGTCAAATTAGGAAATGGCGAGTCTCCCCCAATCTGGAATTTTGGGATACCCTGGAATTTAAAGAAGGGAGAATTTTAGAGTGTTATTCTCGCCCGCAGATGGTTGGGAATTGTACCGTGGGACGAGTTTTTAGCTTTCGGGATATCACCGAGGCAACTCGCGCTGAACAGCACATTCGCTATCAAGCCTTTCACGATTCCCTCACGGATTTACCCAACCGAAATTTATTAAATGAGTGCTTAGGGGAGGTCTTGGAACAGGCCAAAAATCAGGCCAGTCCGGTGGCGGTGATGTTCCTGGATTTGGATCGGTTTAAGACAATTAACGATACCCTTGGTCATGCGATCGGGGATAAATTATTACAAGGAGTAGCCGCCCGACTCAAAGCCACCTTGGGAGACCCGAATATCATCGCCCGATGGGGGGGAGATGAATTTACCATCATCCTTCCCCAAGTGTCTTCCCGGATTGCCGCAACAAAAATTGCCGAAGAGATTATCCACACCTTAAAACCGGCTTTTTTCATCGAAAATCACCACCTTCATATCAGTACCAGTATTGGGATTGCCCTCTATCCCCAACATGGAGAGGATGGGGAAACTCTCATCAAACACGCTGATTCTGCCCTCTATCGAGCTAAGGAAAAAGGTCGAAATACTTATGAAGTTTATACCCCCTCTTTCGATGTCCTTGCTAGTGAGTTATTAGAATTGGAAAACCGACTCCACCGGGCATTAGAACGGGGCGAATTCATGCTCAACTATCAGCCCAAGGTGAATATTAAAACTGGAGAAATTAAGGGGATGGAGGCATTAGTCCGCTGGAACCATCCTGAATTAGGCTTAGTTCCCCCGGTAAAATTTATTCCTCTTGCGGAAGAAACGGGGTTGATTAAGCCCATTGGAGAATGGGTTTTAAACACCGCTTGTCGTCAAAATAAAATCTGGATTGAGGCGGGTTTATCGGCGATACCTATAGCGGTGAATCTCTCCGTCCGACAGTTCCAACAACCGGATTTAGTCCAAAAAGTTGCTCAAATCTTAGAGGAAACTGGGTTAGAGGCCCGGTATTTAACTCTAGAAATTACGGAAACTGCCGCTATGCTGGATGTGGACTTTACCCGCCAGTTGTTACGGGAGTTAGAACAAATGGGGGTGAATATTGCCCTGGATGATTTTGGGACGGGATATTCTTCTTTGAGTTATCTGAAACAGTTTCCTCTCCATACATTAAAAATAGACCGCTCGTTTGTGAAGGATTTGACTGTAGAACCGGCAGATATTGCGATCGCCCGTGCGGTGATTGCCTTGGGACATGGGTTAGATTTGAACGTGGTGGCCGAAGGAGTGGAAACTCAGGAACAATTTGATTGCTTACGAATGCTAGACTGTGAAGAAATTCAAGGCTATTTCTTCAGTCGTCCCTTATCCTCGGAAGATGCCACCCAACTGTTACAGCGAATGTGCCTACAGCAAGAGGTTCCAATTTAA
- a CDS encoding ATP-binding protein translates to MREINAAVVNISGRQRMLSQRTALFALQLERSQTPEDKTKWRSALRKTITLMEKSHNGLIYGDAALQLPGHPSATVKSMYFEPPIDLDRKIKAYIAAVHQAIAAADGELTPENPHLRYILDEASGPLLDDLDAIVSQYQLESNRQQEAIARQQAELYRQSQIAATLARSQAAELEQALGELKNAQDRLIQSEKMSSLGQLLASVAHELNNPVSFIYGNVNHAIAYVQELLELIERYQQDYPNPSPDLAEYLEEIDFNFIRNDLPKTLSSIKIGSDSMHQLVLSLRNFSRKDEAVMKQVNIHEGIENTLLILQNRLKANGKRQSINIVKDYGKITPIEGFPCQLNQVFMNLIGNAIDALEMKRGDWGEGNEESRLGEEQMLSSPLSSPDEFLPTIHIRTHLSESEQVVIQISDNGAGMSSEVLSSLFHPFFTTKPVGKGTGLGLSISHQIVVEKHGGQIHCRSTPGQGTEFWIELPAKPACRSEKLLQA, encoded by the coding sequence ATGCGAGAAATTAATGCGGCAGTAGTCAATATCAGTGGTCGCCAGCGAATGTTGTCTCAACGCACCGCACTCTTTGCCTTGCAACTAGAGCGGTCTCAGACACCGGAAGATAAAACAAAATGGCGTTCGGCTTTGCGAAAAACCATCACCTTGATGGAAAAATCCCATAATGGGCTGATTTATGGGGATGCAGCTTTGCAATTACCGGGACATCCCTCGGCAACGGTCAAATCTATGTACTTTGAGCCCCCAATTGATTTAGATCGGAAAATTAAAGCCTATATTGCCGCAGTCCACCAGGCGATCGCCGCAGCAGATGGGGAATTGACCCCGGAAAATCCCCATCTGCGTTACATTCTGGATGAAGCGAGTGGACCCTTGCTCGATGACTTAGATGCGATCGTCAGTCAATATCAACTTGAAAGTAACCGCCAACAAGAGGCGATCGCCCGTCAGCAAGCGGAACTCTATCGTCAAAGCCAGATTGCAGCCACCCTAGCTCGGTCTCAAGCCGCCGAATTAGAACAAGCTCTTGGGGAGTTGAAAAATGCCCAAGATCGCCTGATTCAGAGCGAAAAAATGTCCAGCTTAGGCCAACTCCTAGCCAGTGTCGCCCATGAACTGAACAATCCCGTGAGCTTTATTTATGGGAATGTCAATCATGCGATCGCTTATGTTCAAGAATTGCTGGAACTCATCGAACGGTACCAACAAGACTATCCGAATCCTAGCCCCGATCTAGCGGAATATCTGGAAGAAATTGATTTTAATTTTATTAGAAATGATTTACCTAAAACCTTGTCTTCGATTAAAATAGGGTCGGATTCAATGCATCAATTAGTGCTATCTTTGCGAAATTTTTCTCGAAAAGATGAAGCAGTCATGAAACAAGTGAATATTCATGAAGGCATTGAAAACACCCTGTTAATTTTACAAAATCGCCTCAAAGCAAATGGGAAAAGACAGTCCATCAATATCGTCAAAGACTATGGGAAAATTACCCCGATTGAAGGATTTCCCTGTCAGCTTAATCAAGTCTTTATGAATTTAATTGGAAATGCCATTGATGCGTTGGAAATGAAACGGGGAGATTGGGGGGAGGGGAACGAAGAGTCGAGATTAGGGGAAGAACAGATGCTATCCTCGCCCCTTTCCAGTCCGGATGAGTTCCTTCCCACAATTCACATTCGCACTCACTTGAGCGAGAGTGAACAGGTGGTGATTCAAATTTCTGATAATGGCGCGGGCATGAGTTCCGAGGTCCTCTCTTCCCTATTTCACCCCTTTTTTACAACTAAACCCGTAGGAAAAGGAACGGGGTTAGGGTTGTCCATTAGTCATCAAATTGTTGTGGAAAAGCATGGGGGTCAGATTCATTGTAGGTCCACCCCCGGTCAGGGGACAGAGTTTTGGATTGAACTGCCCGCTAAACCAGCTTGCCGAAGTGAAAAGCTCCTTCAAGCGTAA